In the genome of Leptospira tipperaryensis, one region contains:
- a CDS encoding sensor domain-containing diguanylate cyclase gives MKDRTLKSRDKTKTILSLKFYPESVARAKLGILLFGFLFFSQSVFGIEPALVIQPTFSTKASLLKSVYYVRDPNYSYKAENFFSELQKIPIQEVKNTTLGFGYDPVPYWLVFEIETPETVSKEFTLAFHYPHLDQIDLYYLGPDGSKGEFNTGDTLPFLSRPIENRLFLFPIPLEKKGRTRIVVRILTEGALSLSMTLYENKARIKETEYDLAKDAAFFGALAVMAFFNLFLYFGIRERYLLYYSFLILSVLLYQIILPGYAFEWFFQNQPTFINQLHLESITLMMIFMALFLSSYLETKKNSSILNLFLKVSLWSAFVLGFLIPLLPGRYLIPFTSLFPLLQMTVIFLISFFKALRGDRKAVIFLTAWFFTLSGGIIFALSRFGFFLKEGPAIPFLQTGIILSVLFLSLALSERMRTIRREKEEIEEYAGKMEELSYLDPLTRIFNRRYFDEQIRLAWSRSARHHSSLSLLMIDVDFFKQYNDTYGHVEGDRALISVAREIRASLRRANDMVTRYGGEEFAVILPDTPIEGAVVVALNILEKVEALEIVHLKSQFSKITVSIGIACNAETTIQSVQDLIGVADKNLYGAKASGRNHIQH, from the coding sequence ATGAAGGACCGAACCCTGAAAAGTAGAGACAAAACGAAAACGATTCTAAGTTTGAAATTTTATCCGGAGTCTGTCGCGCGGGCGAAGCTCGGAATTCTTTTATTTGGATTTTTATTTTTTTCGCAGTCGGTCTTCGGGATCGAACCCGCGCTGGTCATCCAACCCACATTTTCGACCAAGGCCTCCCTTTTAAAATCCGTATACTATGTAAGGGACCCGAATTACAGCTATAAGGCGGAGAACTTTTTTTCCGAACTTCAAAAGATTCCGATTCAAGAAGTGAAAAATACGACGCTCGGATTCGGCTATGACCCGGTTCCCTACTGGCTGGTTTTTGAGATCGAAACCCCCGAAACCGTTTCGAAAGAATTCACTCTTGCATTTCATTATCCGCACTTGGATCAAATCGATTTGTATTACCTGGGACCGGACGGATCGAAGGGAGAATTTAATACGGGAGATACGCTTCCGTTTTTATCCAGACCGATCGAGAATCGATTGTTCCTGTTTCCGATTCCTTTGGAAAAAAAAGGAAGAACTAGAATTGTAGTTCGGATTTTGACCGAAGGAGCGCTGAGTCTTTCAATGACCTTGTATGAAAACAAGGCGAGAATTAAGGAAACTGAATACGACCTCGCAAAAGACGCAGCTTTTTTCGGCGCTCTTGCAGTGATGGCCTTTTTTAATCTATTCTTATACTTTGGAATTAGAGAAAGATATTTATTATATTATTCATTTCTAATTCTCTCCGTCCTTTTATACCAGATTATTCTGCCGGGTTACGCGTTCGAATGGTTTTTTCAGAACCAACCGACTTTTATAAATCAGCTTCATCTCGAATCGATCACTCTGATGATGATTTTTATGGCACTGTTTCTTTCTTCCTATCTGGAAACAAAAAAGAATTCTTCGATTCTGAATTTGTTCTTAAAAGTTTCACTCTGGTCGGCGTTTGTTCTTGGATTTTTGATTCCTCTTCTTCCGGGACGTTATCTGATACCGTTTACTTCCCTATTTCCATTGCTCCAGATGACCGTGATCTTTTTGATTTCATTCTTTAAAGCGTTGAGAGGAGATAGAAAGGCGGTCATATTTTTAACGGCTTGGTTTTTTACTCTTTCGGGCGGAATTATCTTTGCGCTCAGTCGATTTGGATTCTTCTTAAAAGAAGGACCGGCGATTCCCTTTTTACAAACCGGAATCATACTCAGCGTTTTATTCTTATCCCTTGCGTTGTCCGAAAGAATGCGGACGATTCGTAGAGAAAAAGAAGAGATAGAAGAATACGCCGGAAAGATGGAAGAGCTTTCTTATCTCGATCCACTCACTAGAATTTTTAACCGGAGATATTTCGACGAACAGATTCGATTGGCTTGGAGCAGATCGGCCAGACACCATTCCTCTCTTTCCTTACTTATGATCGACGTGGATTTTTTCAAACAGTACAACGATACTTACGGACACGTCGAAGGAGATCGTGCTTTAATCTCAGTCGCGAGAGAAATTCGAGCGAGCCTTAGACGCGCGAACGACATGGTAACTCGATACGGAGGAGAAGAATTTGCGGTGATCCTTCCCGATACTCCGATCGAAGGCGCCGTTGTAGTAGCTTTGAACATTCTTGAGAAGGTGGAAGCTTTAGAGATCGTTCATCTCAAAAGTCAATTTTCAAAGATCACCGTTTCCATTGGAATCGCTTGCAACGCGGAAACCACGATTCAGTCCGTTCAAGATCTGATCGGGGTTGCGGATAAGAATCTCTATGGTGCGAAAGCTTCCGGCAGAAATCATATTCAACACTGA
- a CDS encoding adenylate/guanylate cyclase domain-containing protein, which translates to MLQKAKKWFGFLIEFSHILYLGIRAKLALFTGALIALTVFILSTIDVNQQTEILTQSYEKEAAISRHYISGLVLELENISSSLIRVESFRERVKRQSQALRKYRTKVVTQEEKQVSLFGFKTKLFGVLGKEKKSSIKDTYYSVYLSKDDIAELEKNTKYLLKDPNGLGISDSMYSKLLNMAQQVAVLEADLNEQKSKWDELGTQEGTTEKDKLPIEQKMELLKTGIEKARNQLDHSILELALPKQHRKIEELGLNMSQYRIQTFPVLSNQWKENLIPSFDTRIFKPDGPINGNEVLPVVNVNLKDSITRVLSLDFNLETDENAYTIGNMELQTLYSPIFRNQSSTERANRIREKLPDFAKRYLQQDAEITKRVSDLVGPLKKRISELKEKKPPIPPFKDKSFSNLYSQYSKLIKERDTEFEKFRNEFSEDKKNQEAIAQKIKPGKTKSPKEKLSFPIQSDADLLIDALGEIRNAGLEDLITLKFSQNSGAYLDYLRDPKVQILSKERWSAIREWIYSGKSETPTPQLKKLISDGIIANSRGEAEEILWSLDSKPLLSETGDEVSSNLLSANLSGISRTLVDRTEGLEMVRKNRNSAIATAMLICAIAILLAILISGFVVQKIKRIIFHAQEVGHGNLEVQFEQGGQDELGTLTVALNSMVSGLREREKIKNILGTMIDPVVVSEAMVDLAALKRGSEKRITAFFSDVAGFSNISEKLTSVELASLLNEYLSAMTIVLKKHEGVLDKYIGDAIVGIFNAPVEVENHCLKAARASVEMVEKLDLLRQDWKARKAYIQEAQEMQFRIGLNTGLAKVGFMGTDSISAYTMMGDTVNLAARLEAAGKDYGVSILIGESVQHEIKDEFFTRLLDVVRVKGKNEPVKLYELVGKHDKVSEQIEASALEFAKGFEAYLNREWSLAQELLESSQITRGAKDKAAINLIERCEDYKLNPPEKTWDGVYTRTHK; encoded by the coding sequence ATTCTTCAAAAGGCCAAAAAATGGTTCGGATTTCTTATCGAATTCAGTCATATTCTTTACTTAGGTATCAGAGCCAAGTTAGCTCTCTTTACCGGCGCCCTCATCGCGCTCACGGTCTTTATTCTTTCAACGATCGACGTAAATCAACAAACCGAAATTCTCACCCAAAGTTATGAAAAGGAAGCCGCGATTTCCAGGCATTATATTTCCGGTCTCGTCTTAGAGTTGGAGAATATTTCAAGCAGCTTGATCCGTGTGGAATCCTTTCGAGAAAGGGTGAAAAGACAGAGCCAGGCTCTGAGAAAATATCGGACCAAGGTCGTGACCCAAGAAGAAAAACAGGTCAGTCTTTTCGGATTCAAGACAAAACTTTTCGGAGTTCTCGGGAAGGAAAAAAAATCTTCGATCAAAGACACTTACTATTCGGTTTATCTTTCCAAAGACGATATCGCCGAACTGGAAAAGAACACAAAGTATCTTTTAAAAGATCCGAACGGTCTTGGAATTTCGGACTCGATGTATTCTAAACTTCTCAACATGGCGCAACAAGTCGCGGTGCTCGAAGCGGATCTCAACGAACAAAAATCTAAATGGGACGAACTAGGGACTCAAGAAGGAACGACTGAAAAAGACAAATTACCCATCGAACAAAAGATGGAACTCTTAAAAACCGGAATCGAAAAGGCAAGAAATCAACTCGATCATTCCATCTTAGAACTCGCTCTTCCAAAACAACACAGAAAGATTGAGGAGCTGGGACTCAACATGTCTCAGTATAGAATCCAGACGTTCCCTGTGCTTTCCAATCAGTGGAAGGAAAATCTAATTCCTTCTTTTGATACGAGGATTTTCAAACCGGACGGACCTATCAACGGAAACGAAGTTCTTCCTGTGGTCAACGTAAACCTGAAAGATTCGATCACCCGAGTTCTTTCGCTGGATTTTAATTTGGAAACCGACGAGAACGCTTACACGATCGGAAACATGGAATTGCAGACGTTGTATTCTCCGATCTTTCGAAATCAGAGTTCGACCGAAAGAGCAAATCGAATCCGTGAAAAACTTCCCGACTTCGCGAAACGTTATCTGCAACAGGACGCTGAGATTACAAAACGAGTTTCCGATCTTGTAGGACCTTTGAAAAAAAGAATTTCCGAACTCAAAGAGAAAAAGCCTCCGATTCCTCCTTTTAAGGACAAAAGTTTTAGTAATCTTTATTCCCAGTATTCCAAACTGATCAAAGAAAGGGACACCGAGTTTGAAAAATTTAGAAACGAGTTTTCGGAAGATAAGAAGAATCAGGAAGCGATCGCACAAAAGATAAAACCGGGTAAAACAAAATCCCCCAAAGAAAAATTATCCTTTCCGATTCAAAGCGACGCGGATCTTCTCATCGACGCGTTAGGCGAAATCCGTAACGCAGGTTTGGAAGACCTGATCACCTTGAAATTCAGTCAAAATTCAGGGGCTTATCTGGATTATCTAAGAGACCCGAAAGTGCAAATTCTTTCCAAAGAAAGATGGTCCGCGATCCGAGAATGGATCTATTCGGGTAAGAGTGAAACTCCGACTCCTCAATTGAAAAAATTAATTTCCGACGGAATCATCGCAAACTCAAGAGGAGAAGCAGAAGAAATTCTCTGGAGCCTGGATTCCAAACCGCTTCTTTCCGAAACCGGAGACGAAGTGAGTTCCAATCTTCTTTCCGCAAACCTTTCCGGAATTTCAAGAACTCTCGTGGATCGAACCGAAGGTCTGGAAATGGTTCGTAAAAACAGAAACTCCGCGATTGCGACCGCGATGCTTATCTGCGCGATCGCGATTCTTCTTGCGATTTTGATTTCCGGTTTTGTCGTCCAGAAGATCAAACGGATCATCTTTCACGCTCAGGAAGTCGGACACGGCAACCTGGAAGTACAATTCGAACAAGGCGGTCAGGACGAATTGGGAACTCTTACCGTAGCTCTCAACTCGATGGTTTCCGGTTTGAGAGAAAGAGAAAAGATTAAGAATATTTTGGGAACGATGATCGATCCCGTGGTCGTAAGCGAGGCGATGGTGGATCTCGCAGCGTTAAAACGAGGGAGTGAAAAAAGAATCACGGCGTTTTTCTCCGACGTAGCAGGTTTTTCTAATATTAGTGAAAAGTTAACTTCTGTCGAATTAGCGTCCTTGTTAAACGAATATCTTTCCGCAATGACGATCGTCCTCAAAAAACACGAGGGCGTTCTCGACAAATACATCGGGGACGCGATCGTTGGAATTTTTAACGCTCCCGTAGAAGTGGAGAATCATTGTCTAAAGGCGGCTCGTGCTTCCGTAGAAATGGTAGAGAAGCTGGATCTTTTGCGACAAGACTGGAAGGCGCGCAAAGCGTATATCCAAGAAGCCCAAGAGATGCAATTTCGAATCGGACTCAACACAGGACTTGCAAAAGTAGGCTTTATGGGAACCGATTCCATTTCGGCTTATACGATGATGGGCGATACTGTCAATCTCGCCGCGAGACTCGAGGCCGCGGGAAAAGACTACGGGGTCAGCATCCTAATCGGAGAATCGGTGCAACACGAGATCAAGGACGAATTCTTTACGAGACTTTTGGACGTGGTTCGGGTCAAAGGAAAGAACGAACCCGTGAAACTATACGAACTCGTGGGAAAACACGACAAAGTATCCGAACAAATCGAAGCCTCCGCTCTGGAATTTGCAAAAGGTTTTGAAGCTTATCTCAACCGGGAATGGTCTCTCGCTCAGGAGCTCTTAGAAAGTTCTCAGATCACGAGAGGGGCAAAGGACAAAGCCGCCATAAATCTGATCGAACGTTGTGAAGACTACAAACTCAACCCTCCCGAAAAAACCTGGGACGGGGTTTATACAAGAACTCACAAATGA